From the genome of Cytobacillus firmus, one region includes:
- a CDS encoding NAD(P)/FAD-dependent oxidoreductase: MGNTPNILDITIIGGGPVGLFTAFYAGMRQASVKVIESLPQLGGQLSALYPEKYIYDIAGFPKVRAQELVDNLLKQMNQFEPSICLGESVESISRLSDRSFAITTNKGTHYSKAVIITAGNGAFQPRKLNIDSEKKYENKNLHYFVKDLKQFAGKKVVIFGGGDSAVDWALMLEPIAEQVTLIHRRDKFRAHEHSFEKLKDSKVEVLTPYIPLELAGADEIENVMVENTNSGETTLIQADDILVNFGFVSSLGPIKDWGLEIEKNAILVNSKMETNIAGIYAAGDICTYEGKVKLIASGFGEAPTAISNAKVYIDPASKVQPLHSTSMMANKEKTGSAI; the protein is encoded by the coding sequence ATGGGAAATACCCCAAATATTCTCGATATCACCATTATTGGCGGAGGACCAGTTGGTTTATTTACCGCTTTTTATGCGGGAATGCGCCAGGCTTCCGTGAAAGTGATCGAGAGCCTGCCGCAGCTTGGCGGCCAACTATCAGCGTTATATCCAGAAAAATATATTTATGACATCGCTGGTTTTCCAAAGGTAAGAGCGCAAGAACTTGTAGATAATTTATTAAAGCAAATGAATCAATTTGAACCAAGCATTTGTTTAGGAGAATCAGTTGAAAGCATCTCCCGCCTGTCTGACCGGTCATTTGCAATCACAACAAATAAAGGCACCCATTATTCGAAGGCAGTGATCATTACCGCGGGAAACGGTGCTTTTCAGCCAAGAAAATTAAATATCGACAGCGAGAAAAAATATGAAAACAAAAACCTTCATTACTTTGTTAAAGACTTAAAGCAATTTGCCGGCAAAAAGGTGGTCATCTTTGGCGGTGGAGATTCCGCTGTTGACTGGGCATTGATGCTCGAGCCGATAGCCGAACAAGTAACACTGATTCACAGGAGAGATAAGTTCCGGGCTCATGAGCATAGTTTTGAAAAATTGAAAGATTCCAAAGTGGAAGTGCTGACGCCTTATATCCCACTGGAACTGGCTGGAGCAGATGAAATAGAAAACGTGATGGTGGAAAACACAAACAGCGGAGAAACAACGCTCATTCAGGCAGATGATATACTAGTGAATTTTGGATTTGTATCTTCTCTGGGTCCCATTAAAGATTGGGGTTTGGAAATAGAGAAAAATGCGATCTTAGTAAACTCCAAAATGGAAACGAATATTGCCGGGATTTATGCAGCAGGCGACATCTGCACCTATGAAGGCAAAGTAAAGCTGATTGCCAGCGGCTTTGGGGAGGCGCCGACTGCTATCAGTAATGCAAAGGTTTATATTGACCCAGCTTCAAAAGTACAGCCGCTCCATAGTACAAGCATGATGGCGAATAAGGAAAAAACCGGTTCAGCCATTTAA
- a CDS encoding aromatic ring-hydroxylating oxygenase subunit alpha — protein sequence MTAYNKVQNATNRTFERTLTYDKYTDPKVLDKEMDLVFAKSWQLVGHVSQVEKAGDFFTAEVAGEPIIVNRGKDEVVRAFYNVCPHRATKLEKNEAGNKKILQCAYHGWTFKLDGQLNKAPNFKGEDEACVKDACLRSVRMEILESLIFVNLDDNAKPLSESYGDFFERLSKNTFLSELKRTSQKTRTFKANWKAFMDNYLECDHCHVAHPSFVAALDMNDYQIITCENYSMQGTVVKPDKKYGTVNLDEAEMQGGQFYWLWPNLMLTIYPGPGNMATIQIIPIDHETSMAVYTYYFRDENLSQAEKDLMTFAEQVRSEDIELVELEQIGFRSRAFNKGRYSSSEKAIVQFHEMVLEALNE from the coding sequence ATGACTGCTTACAATAAAGTGCAAAATGCAACAAACCGTACGTTTGAAAGAACATTAACCTATGACAAATACACAGATCCGAAAGTATTAGACAAAGAGATGGACCTTGTTTTTGCAAAGTCCTGGCAGCTCGTTGGGCATGTTAGCCAGGTGGAAAAGGCCGGAGACTTTTTTACTGCGGAGGTGGCGGGGGAGCCGATTATCGTTAACCGCGGGAAAGATGAAGTCGTTCGTGCTTTTTATAATGTTTGTCCGCATCGGGCGACAAAGCTTGAAAAAAATGAAGCCGGAAATAAGAAGATCCTTCAATGTGCTTATCATGGTTGGACATTCAAGCTTGATGGCCAGCTGAATAAAGCTCCTAACTTCAAAGGAGAAGATGAGGCGTGTGTAAAGGATGCCTGTCTGCGTTCTGTGCGAATGGAAATTTTAGAATCACTCATCTTTGTGAATTTGGATGACAATGCAAAGCCATTAAGCGAGTCATATGGAGATTTCTTCGAAAGATTAAGCAAGAATACATTTTTGAGTGAGCTAAAAAGAACCAGCCAAAAAACACGTACATTTAAGGCAAACTGGAAGGCCTTTATGGATAACTACTTGGAGTGTGACCATTGCCATGTTGCTCATCCAAGCTTCGTGGCGGCACTGGATATGAATGATTATCAGATTATTACGTGTGAGAACTATTCCATGCAAGGAACGGTTGTAAAGCCGGATAAAAAGTATGGAACGGTTAATTTAGATGAAGCGGAAATGCAAGGCGGCCAATTCTACTGGCTTTGGCCAAATCTGATGCTGACCATTTACCCTGGACCAGGCAATATGGCGACCATTCAAATCATTCCGATTGATCATGAGACATCCATGGCTGTCTATACTTATTACTTCCGCGATGAAAACCTCTCACAGGCAGAAAAGGATTTAATGACTTTCGCGGAGCAGGTCCGTTCAGAGGATATTGAGCTGGTGGAATTGGAGCAGATTGGCTTCCGTTCACGAGCGTTCAATAAAGGCAGATATTCGTCTTCAGAAAAGGCAATTGTTCAATTTCATGAAATGGTATTGGAGGCCCTAAATGAGTAA